From the Vibrio natriegens NBRC 15636 = ATCC 14048 = DSM 759 genome, the window AGAACGACTTCAGCCAAACAAAAAGAAGACAGAAAAGCACTGAAAGCGCTGATCAAAGAAATAAAAAACCAACACAAACAAACTCGCCAGACCATCGTGAGTGATGTAAAACTGTTTCATCAATTCCTTCAGGAATCATCCGCTTTGGATTTGTACCGAGTTTGAACAAGCATCGTTCAATAGCGCTCGTTTCTCTGTAACATGGCTTTTCACGTATTCTTCATAAACTCACTCTAAAGTATTGAGCTGGGCAAGAATAAGAACGATAACGTGAAACCACTAAAACGATACCAATACGAACGTTACGCCGTGTTATGTAATCTGGCTTATCCTCGCGTTTTTAAACAAACTCGTTACGGATTTGATCCTAACGGTCAGAGAGTCATTAAAAACGAGCACGGAAAAATCATGATTCGTGTCCTCTGGAGTAAAAAGAGCGAAGAGGTCGTTGTGGTAATCAAAGGTTCTCATAGCCTTTCTGATTGGTTACTAAACTTCGCAATGTGGACCAAAAGTTGTCGTCAATTAGGTCTGAAATATCGTATCCACGCGGGCTTCTACCACCTGTTATTCCAAGAAAGTATGCCAAGCAGAAATGAAGACAGGCTAGGTTTGAGTGTAATTGAGCGGTTAGAAGACACCGTTGTCCCTCTGATTTTGCAAGGCAAACGCATTACTATTACTGGGCATTCTTCTGGTGGTGCAATCGGCAGTGTTTTTGCTGATTATATCGAGAGCAAATATCCCAAAAGTATCAAACGCGTCGTGACATTTGGCCAACCTGCTATTGGTGACTGGACATTCAAGAAACGATATCAGTTGGGACACAAAACCTATCGAATCTGTTGTGATATCGATATTGTCACTTTCATGCCACCTGTTCCCTTTCTGTACTGGCACGTTGGCAAAATGCTTTGGTTATATAACGGCAGAATTTACGAAAATACGCCGACCATGATTCGATTAGGGCGCTC encodes:
- a CDS encoding lipase family protein — encoded protein: MKPLKRYQYERYAVLCNLAYPRVFKQTRYGFDPNGQRVIKNEHGKIMIRVLWSKKSEEVVVVIKGSHSLSDWLLNFAMWTKSCRQLGLKYRIHAGFYHLLFQESMPSRNEDRLGLSVIERLEDTVVPLILQGKRITITGHSSGGAIGSVFADYIESKYPKSIKRVVTFGQPAIGDWTFKKRYQLGHKTYRICCDIDIVTFMPPVPFLYWHVGKMLWLYNGRIYENTPTMIRLGRSLISWLLRPFSYHLMSKYIRNKDFFDER